CTAAGGTTATTGATTGGAAATTATTGGCCAAAGTGGATTTCGTCGATCAATATTTCGAAGAATTTGAAGCCTGGTATTTAGTTCCGGATTTCAGTGATGAAGTTGAAAATTTGAATGGAAAAAAGGTGCTCATCAAAGGCTATGTTATTCCTTTGGATGTAGATGGAGGAAAATATGCCTTATCCGCCTATCCCTTCAGCGCCTGCTTTTTCTGTGGTGGTGCCGGGCCCGAAAGCGTGATGAGCCTGCATTTCGAAGAAAAACCACCACGCTTGGAAACGGATGATTACCTCAATTTCGTAGGTACATTAAAACTCAATAAAACTGATACGGAAGATTTCAATTACATCCTGGTAGATTGTAAATTGATGAAATGAAAAAAGGTCTTCTAATCAGTATCCTAATTATAGGTTTACTTACGGCATTTTACTTTGCCGGCCCCCGCCCCGAAGTTATTAGCCTTGACACTTCCCTTCCGGAAATCGAAGCATCCATAGAGGAACTTGACCATTATTTAGCGGTCCGTGAAGCCGCTTTTGAATTGCGAAAAGACAATGAGGCGCGCATCATATGGGCCGATAGTATTCGCCAAACCGAATGGGTAGTTCTCTATTTACATGGTTTTTCTGCCAGTCAAGGAGAGGGAGCCCCACTCCATCAGCATATCGCCGAAAAGCTAGGTGCCAATTTACTTTTAGCACGCTTAGCCGGACATGGTTACCAAAAGGAGCAATTAGGAGAATACACTGCCTTAGGCGCTTGGGAGGATGCGAAAGAATTTCTGGCTTTAGCCGAAAAACTGGGGCAGAAAGTCCTAATTATGGGCACCAGCACAGGCTGCAGTTATGCTTTAAACCTGGCTGCCGAATTCCCCAGCAAGGTGAAGGCCCTCATTAATTTATCTCCTAATATCAGGGTAAAAGACCCCAATGCCCTCCTATTAGATGATCCTTGGGGCGAGCAAATCGCCCATTTGGTCCTAGGAAATCAGCGCCGAGTAGTATCCGATTCAGCCGGTCATGCTCTTTATTGGGATACCCTATATACCGTGCACGCCCTGGTTGAATTAGAAAATTTACTAGAAAGCACTTTAATTCCCGAAACCTTCGCCAGGGTGAAACAACCCGTATTAAACCTCTGCTATTATAAGTCGGAAACCGAGCAAGATCCAGTAGTCTCGGTGGCAAAAATTGAATGGATGCACGAACTTTTAGGCACGCCTGAAAATCAAAAGAGATTAGTGAAACTGGATAAGGTGGGGAACCATGTATTGGGCTCCCCCGTTAAATCTAAAGACCTTCCGGGAACCGAAAAAGCCATCTCAGATTTCCTGGATGAAATTCTGTTGAGCGAAAATTAGTTTTCGTGCTCGGCTATTCTCTCCAATCCACTACTTTTGTGCTTTGATGAATTTTGGCTTTCCTCAATTCTTTTGGGCTCTCTTC
The Croceimicrobium hydrocarbonivorans genome window above contains:
- a CDS encoding DUF3299 domain-containing protein, translating into MKKLVFFAFFLSGWGLMAQNEAKVIDWKLLAKVDFVDQYFEEFEAWYLVPDFSDEVENLNGKKVLIKGYVIPLDVDGGKYALSAYPFSACFFCGGAGPESVMSLHFEEKPPRLETDDYLNFVGTLKLNKTDTEDFNYILVDCKLMK
- a CDS encoding alpha/beta hydrolase, with protein sequence MKKGLLISILIIGLLTAFYFAGPRPEVISLDTSLPEIEASIEELDHYLAVREAAFELRKDNEARIIWADSIRQTEWVVLYLHGFSASQGEGAPLHQHIAEKLGANLLLARLAGHGYQKEQLGEYTALGAWEDAKEFLALAEKLGQKVLIMGTSTGCSYALNLAAEFPSKVKALINLSPNIRVKDPNALLLDDPWGEQIAHLVLGNQRRVVSDSAGHALYWDTLYTVHALVELENLLESTLIPETFARVKQPVLNLCYYKSETEQDPVVSVAKIEWMHELLGTPENQKRLVKLDKVGNHVLGSPVKSKDLPGTEKAISDFLDEILLSEN